A stretch of the Bacteroidota bacterium genome encodes the following:
- a CDS encoding sigma-70 family RNA polymerase sigma factor, whose product MAEQTLNTVESQAKDEALSETINKERGKLLSFISNRTPTIEDAEDILQDVFYELVQSETIENTAAWLYRVARNKITDWYRKMKPDRLDDISFKGSDEDEALLLSDIIPSMETSADKQLLLKLISEVLADTLDELPENQREVFVLHEIDGKSLKEIAELTDTNIKTVISRKRYAVLYLQERLRNLYIELLNN is encoded by the coding sequence ATGGCTGAACAAACGCTAAATACTGTCGAAAGTCAAGCAAAAGACGAAGCTCTTTCCGAGACCATCAACAAAGAAAGAGGAAAGCTTTTATCTTTCATCAGCAACCGTACACCTACTATAGAGGATGCCGAAGATATCCTGCAGGATGTCTTCTACGAGCTGGTGCAAAGTGAGACCATAGAAAATACTGCAGCTTGGCTTTACAGAGTAGCGAGGAACAAAATTACCGACTGGTATCGCAAAATGAAACCTGACCGGTTGGATGATATATCATTCAAAGGCTCGGATGAAGATGAAGCTCTTTTACTTTCAGACATTATTCCTTCAATGGAAACTTCGGCCGACAAACAATTATTGTTAAAGCTGATATCAGAAGTATTAGCGGACACATTAGACGAATTGCCGGAGAACCAACGAGAAGTGTTTGTACTTCACGAAATAGATGGAAAGAGCCTGAAAGAAATTGCTGAATTAACAGATACAAATATAAAAACGGTCATCTCTCGTAAAAGATATGCTGTATTGTATTTACAAGAGCGTTTGAGAAACCTTTACATTGAATTGTTAAACAACTAA
- the lepB gene encoding signal peptidase I, translated as MKNKNVILDWGKAILFAFFTILLFRIFFFEAFTIPSPSMEKSLLTGDYIIVSKLSYGPRIPNTPLSFPFAHQILPFTENTNSYLDWIQIPYMRLFGSPDLERNDVVVFNWPVEDERPVDQRTFYIKRCVAISGDTLELRDGQVYINRTYSDNPEKLQFDYKIKADVDSLNNDSLKLLGITEGDHMQNKGEFWFTLTLENVEKMKKFPHVTSVEPLIDRKGAYNDYMFPENEHFLWNVDFFGPIYIPKAGDSVKLTKDSLPLYERIIKVYEKNDLRVSNDSIFINEVYSTSYTFKMNYYFMMGDNRHNSADSRFWGFVPEDHIVGKTVLILMSIDKSDDGGIRGNRWFKSVD; from the coding sequence TTGAAGAATAAAAACGTCATACTGGATTGGGGAAAAGCAATACTCTTTGCTTTTTTTACCATTTTATTATTCAGAATTTTCTTTTTTGAGGCCTTTACCATTCCATCGCCTTCGATGGAAAAGTCTTTGTTAACAGGTGATTACATCATCGTAAGCAAATTGAGTTATGGTCCACGGATTCCGAACACTCCGTTGTCGTTTCCATTTGCACATCAGATTTTACCCTTTACCGAAAACACCAATTCATATTTAGATTGGATTCAAATCCCTTACATGCGTTTGTTCGGCTCACCCGATTTAGAAAGAAATGATGTGGTGGTTTTTAATTGGCCGGTAGAAGATGAACGACCTGTCGACCAACGCACTTTCTATATCAAACGCTGTGTGGCCATTTCGGGAGATACATTGGAATTGCGCGATGGACAAGTATACATCAATAGAACGTATAGCGACAATCCTGAAAAATTACAATTCGATTATAAAATAAAAGCCGATGTGGATTCTCTGAACAATGATTCGTTAAAGCTGCTTGGAATTACGGAAGGCGATCACATGCAAAACAAAGGAGAATTTTGGTTTACACTCACACTTGAAAATGTGGAGAAAATGAAAAAATTTCCGCATGTTACCTCAGTTGAACCCTTGATTGATAGAAAAGGTGCCTATAACGATTATATGTTTCCTGAGAACGAACATTTTTTATGGAACGTTGATTTCTTCGGTCCGATTTACATCCCGAAAGCAGGAGACTCCGTTAAACTTACCAAAGACTCCCTCCCACTCTACGAACGGATTATAAAAGTGTATGAAAAAAACGACTTGCGTGTCAGCAACGATTCTATTTTCATCAACGAAGTATATTCAACTTCGTATACGTTTAAAATGAATTACTATTTTATGATGGGTGATAACCGTCACAACTCGGCTGATTCACGCTTCTGGGGCTTTGTTCCCGAAGACCACATTGTAGGAAAAACCGTTCTAATTTTAATGTCGATAGATAAATCGGATGATGGTGGAATTCGAGGAAATCGTTGGTTTAAGTCGGTGGACTAA
- a CDS encoding S26 family signal peptidase: MDISYIFLILASITTIIGLWKLFPLAGQESWKAVVPVYNFIVWLKVIQKPWWWIFLIITPGINFLMVAIMYLLTAKAFNKRTNQDKIVAFLFGYVYLPYLGFQKGTAYVGPEDMSKKKPSMAREWTEAIVFAVIAATVIRTFFFEAFTIPTSSLEKSMMVGDYLFVSKVSYGAKIPNTPLSFPFVHHTLPGSATTKSYLEWFKLPYFRLPGFGSVKNNDIVVFNYPDGDTVALNFQNQSYYQICRDANRKSLYKKPNTQISVDTENGPVMTPIGDVVARPVDKRENYVKRCVAIAGDKFEIRDAEVFINDKKVETPEHAQFHYYVKTLGYTFGEYDRVAGRFIPNVRLLDKYDIYVDEMGIINIAPTGDTITYLINMPLSTVNKVKGLSTVISCTKEITPKGQYSSRIFPHSSSIPWNNDNFGPFVIPKANTSVNLDTTNIKLYDRIIVNYELNTLEIKGDKIFINGTETKSYTLKMDYFFMMGDNRQNSADSRYWGVVPEDHIVGKPVFVWMSIKDPAKNPVSGSVGLIKSFTEDSKEGRFRWDRFFCFVGEDGLSRSYRIHFIIIVLGISGFVYFKNKRAAKKAKK, from the coding sequence ATGGACATTTCTTATATTTTTTTAATCCTCGCTTCTATCACAACAATCATCGGTTTATGGAAATTGTTTCCATTGGCCGGACAAGAAAGTTGGAAAGCAGTTGTTCCTGTCTACAATTTTATTGTTTGGCTCAAAGTGATTCAAAAGCCATGGTGGTGGATTTTCTTAATCATCACTCCAGGTATCAATTTTTTGATGGTTGCCATTATGTATTTGTTAACAGCGAAAGCATTTAACAAACGTACCAATCAAGATAAAATAGTCGCCTTTTTATTCGGTTATGTGTATCTCCCCTACTTAGGTTTTCAAAAAGGCACAGCCTATGTTGGTCCGGAAGACATGAGTAAAAAGAAACCGTCTATGGCTCGCGAATGGACAGAAGCAATTGTTTTTGCAGTGATTGCAGCAACCGTTATCCGAACATTCTTTTTCGAAGCCTTTACCATTCCTACATCTTCATTAGAAAAATCGATGATGGTGGGTGATTATTTATTTGTGAGTAAAGTAAGTTACGGAGCGAAAATCCCGAACACTCCCCTCTCCTTCCCATTTGTTCATCATACATTGCCGGGTAGCGCAACCACAAAATCATATTTAGAATGGTTTAAACTACCTTATTTCCGTTTACCTGGATTTGGTTCTGTAAAAAATAACGATATCGTAGTATTCAACTATCCCGATGGCGATACCGTTGCATTAAATTTCCAAAATCAAAGTTACTATCAGATTTGCAGAGATGCCAATCGAAAAAGTTTATACAAAAAACCAAACACACAAATTTCTGTTGATACAGAAAATGGCCCGGTGATGACTCCCATTGGTGATGTGGTTGCACGGCCGGTCGACAAACGCGAAAACTACGTAAAGCGTTGTGTTGCCATTGCCGGAGATAAATTTGAAATCAGAGATGCTGAAGTTTTTATTAATGATAAAAAAGTAGAAACACCCGAGCATGCACAATTTCATTATTATGTAAAAACGTTAGGATATACCTTCGGAGAATACGATCGAGTAGCCGGAAGATTTATTCCCAATGTTCGTTTATTGGATAAATATGATATTTATGTAGATGAAATGGGCATCATCAACATTGCTCCTACTGGTGATACCATCACCTATTTAATTAACATGCCACTTTCCACCGTAAACAAAGTGAAAGGATTATCCACCGTTATTTCCTGCACCAAAGAAATTACTCCGAAAGGACAATATTCAAGTAGAATATTTCCACATTCTTCTTCTATTCCATGGAACAATGATAATTTCGGTCCGTTTGTCATTCCGAAAGCAAACACCTCCGTTAATTTAGATACAACCAATATCAAGTTGTACGACCGCATCATTGTCAACTACGAATTAAATACCTTGGAGATAAAAGGTGATAAAATTTTCATCAATGGTACTGAAACAAAAAGCTACACTTTGAAAATGGATTATTTCTTCATGATGGGAGACAATCGCCAAAATTCAGCCGATTCGCGCTATTGGGGAGTTGTGCCGGAAGATCACATTGTTGGAAAACCTGTTTTTGTGTGGATGAGTATTAAAGATCCGGCAAAAAATCCGGTTTCAGGAAGTGTCGGCTTAATTAAATCCTTCACCGAAGATTCAAAAGAAGGACGATTCAGATGGGATCGCTTCTTCTGTTTTGTTGGTGAAGATGGATTATCCCGCTCCTATCGAATTCATTTCATAATAATTGTATTAGGCATATCTGGTTTCGTGTACTTCAAAAATAAACGCGCGGCAAAAAAAGCAAAGAAATAA
- a CDS encoding PorT family protein, whose product MRLHSIFKTSITTMVLCLFSFNAFSQVYSNKESSTFSFTAGMTSSNLIYDSVKYKSGISFTGGFIYTIVLSDNFNVGAELLYTGKAFKNDQPIIKYRYFYLDIPLYAQYKLGENIRFNLGAQYSTFINSQVVVLDPANANGVNVKPYNNIKPADVGVLFGTEIDLTKNLALTARYTLSASTFLSKNQVNFGVFQLSFNYSVYRSYKQFLNRHKEKE is encoded by the coding sequence ATGCGTCTACATTCAATTTTTAAAACAAGCATAACGACCATGGTCTTATGCTTGTTTTCGTTTAATGCCTTTTCTCAAGTTTATTCTAATAAAGAGTCATCTACCTTTTCATTTACAGCAGGGATGACCAGCTCGAATTTAATTTACGATTCTGTAAAGTATAAGTCGGGCATTTCTTTTACCGGTGGTTTTATCTATACAATTGTTTTGTCTGATAATTTTAATGTTGGCGCAGAATTATTGTATACCGGAAAAGCTTTTAAAAATGATCAACCCATTATTAAATACCGCTACTTTTATTTAGATATTCCGCTTTATGCTCAATATAAATTGGGCGAGAACATTCGATTCAATTTAGGTGCGCAATATTCTACTTTTATCAATTCGCAAGTGGTTGTGTTAGATCCGGCAAATGCGAATGGTGTTAATGTCAAGCCCTATAATAATATTAAGCCGGCTGATGTGGGTGTGTTGTTCGGGACAGAAATTGACCTTACAAAAAACTTAGCATTGACTGCTCGATATACTTTGTCTGCATCTACATTTTTGAGTAAAAATCAAGTGAATTTTGGTGTCTTTCAATTGTCGTTTAACTATTCGGTGTATCGCTCTTACAAACAGTTTTTAAATCGTCATAAAGAAAAAGAATAA
- a CDS encoding WbqC family protein produces MNQLSILSSAYLAPIQYYSKLKNYSECIIEHHEHFPKQTYRSRCDVYSPNGILTLSIPLVKRNHRQATKDIKISYEYDWQKLHWRSLESCYRRSPFFEYFEDDFLPFYTDKKFDFLVDLNEELNQEILKLLKLKPTYSFSKEYLKTYSNADDFRDIISPKEALSLDTQFTPQPYMQVFEPRHGFLPNLSIVDLLFNEGSKALETI; encoded by the coding sequence ATGAACCAATTATCAATTTTATCTTCCGCATACCTCGCTCCCATTCAATATTATTCCAAGCTGAAAAATTATTCAGAATGCATCATTGAGCATCACGAACATTTTCCGAAGCAAACTTATAGAAGTCGATGTGACGTGTATTCTCCCAATGGCATATTAACCTTGAGCATTCCCTTGGTAAAACGTAATCACCGCCAAGCAACCAAAGACATCAAAATATCATACGAATACGATTGGCAAAAATTACATTGGCGAAGTTTGGAATCGTGTTATAGACGTTCGCCTTTTTTTGAATATTTCGAAGATGATTTTTTGCCATTTTATACCGATAAGAAATTTGATTTTTTAGTAGATTTAAACGAAGAACTGAATCAGGAAATTCTAAAACTCTTAAAATTAAAACCAACTTATTCATTCAGCAAAGAGTATCTAAAAACATATTCCAACGCGGATGATTTCCGCGACATTATTTCTCCAAAAGAAGCGCTGAGTTTGGATACCCAATTCACGCCCCAGCCCTATATGCAGGTTTTTGAACCCCGCCACGGTTTTTTACCAAACTTAAGCATTGTCGACCTCTTATTCAACGAGGGTTCCAAAGCCTTGGAAACCATCTGA
- a CDS encoding acyl-CoA carboxylase subunit beta — protein sequence MDIEFNKNEDVMKQLISGMERRLEKIYLGGGKTRIDKLHEQGKMTARERIAYLIDKDSETLEIAAFAGEDMYKEHGGCPAGGVVIVIGYVSGRQCIIVANDATVKAGAWFPITGKKNLRAQEIAMENRLPIIYLVDSAGVYLPMQDEIFPDKEHFGRIFRNNAVMSSMGILQISAVMGSCVAGGAYLPIMSDEAMIVDKTGSIFLAGSYLVKAAIGENIDNETLGGATTHCEISGVTDYKCKDDKDALDRIRNIMSKVGDFDKAGFNRVAAKAPKKEPKDILGIIPDMRDKQYDMQEVIDRLIDESDFEEYKEGYGQSILCGLARVDGWAVGIVANQRKVVKSKKGEMQFGGVIYSDSADKAARFIMNCNQKKIPLVFLQDATGFMVGSRSEHGGIIKDGAKLVNAMANSVVPKFTIIIGNSYGAANYAMCGKAYDPRLIVGWPTAQVAVMGGAQAAKVLVQIEVASLKAKGEVITPEKEAELYNKTKDRYDQQTTPYYAASRIWLDAIINPLDTRKWISMGIEMANHAPILKPYNVGVIQT from the coding sequence ATGGATATAGAATTCAACAAAAACGAAGATGTAATGAAACAACTGATTTCCGGAATGGAACGTAGGTTGGAGAAAATATATTTAGGAGGCGGCAAAACCAGAATAGATAAATTGCATGAGCAAGGTAAAATGACCGCTCGTGAACGAATCGCTTACCTTATCGACAAGGATTCGGAGACCTTAGAAATTGCAGCATTTGCCGGTGAAGACATGTACAAAGAACATGGTGGTTGTCCGGCCGGAGGTGTTGTTATTGTAATTGGATATGTGAGTGGCAGACAATGTATTATTGTTGCCAACGATGCCACAGTAAAAGCAGGTGCATGGTTCCCAATCACCGGAAAAAAGAATTTACGTGCACAGGAAATTGCGATGGAAAATCGTTTACCCATTATTTATTTGGTGGATAGCGCAGGCGTTTATTTACCAATGCAGGATGAAATTTTCCCTGACAAAGAACATTTTGGAAGAATCTTTCGCAACAATGCCGTAATGAGCAGTATGGGGATTTTACAAATCTCTGCTGTAATGGGAAGCTGTGTGGCCGGTGGCGCTTACCTTCCCATCATGAGTGATGAAGCGATGATCGTTGATAAAACGGGAAGTATTTTCTTAGCAGGTTCCTATTTAGTGAAAGCAGCAATTGGTGAAAACATTGACAACGAAACATTGGGCGGTGCAACAACACATTGTGAAATATCCGGTGTAACCGACTATAAATGCAAAGACGATAAAGATGCATTGGATCGTATTCGCAACATCATGAGTAAAGTAGGCGATTTTGATAAAGCTGGCTTTAATCGCGTGGCAGCAAAAGCACCGAAAAAAGAACCGAAAGATATTTTGGGTATCATTCCGGATATGCGCGACAAACAATACGACATGCAGGAAGTGATTGATCGTTTGATTGATGAATCGGATTTTGAAGAATACAAAGAAGGATATGGACAAAGCATTTTATGTGGATTGGCACGTGTGGATGGATGGGCTGTTGGAATTGTTGCCAATCAACGCAAAGTGGTGAAAAGCAAAAAAGGCGAAATGCAATTTGGTGGTGTTATCTATAGTGATAGTGCCGACAAAGCAGCTCGTTTCATTATGAATTGTAATCAGAAAAAAATACCATTGGTGTTTTTACAAGATGCAACAGGATTTATGGTAGGTTCTCGCTCCGAACATGGTGGCATCATCAAAGACGGTGCAAAGTTAGTGAACGCAATGGCAAATTCGGTTGTACCCAAATTTACCATCATCATTGGAAACAGTTATGGCGCTGCTAACTACGCAATGTGCGGAAAAGCGTATGATCCGCGATTAATTGTGGGATGGCCAACAGCACAAGTAGCTGTAATGGGTGGAGCTCAAGCTGCAAAAGTATTGGTACAAATTGAAGTGGCCTCACTGAAAGCAAAAGGAGAAGTCATTACCCCTGAGAAAGAAGCTGAATTGTATAACAAAACAAAAGATCGCTACGATCAGCAAACAACACCGTATTATGCAGCATCACGTATTTGGCTGGATGCAATTATTAATCCGTTAGATACTCGCAAATGGATTTCGATGGGAATAGAAATGGCCAACCATGCTCCTATCTTGAAACCTTATAATGTTGGCGTGATTCAAACTTAA
- a CDS encoding DUF4846 domain-containing protein: MAIVRFCSILFVCLLLDACNSSNAVERNHLVVEAVLPDEDFMPTTNTYSWLSNYDVKNALVNRITVPKGFTRIEVEPNSFADWLRYLPLKPGNPDVHLYNGELKRYQSGHAAVLDIDVGTTDLQQCADAVMRMRAEYLYSKKDYSSLHFNFTSGHTVGFKKWSEGYRTVIKGNSVTWSKNAAASDSYKTFKSYCTTIFNYAGTSSLSKELKKVTDIKTIQIGDVFILGGFPGHAVLVVDVCENKSTGEKLFLIQQSYMPAQEIHVLKNLNNSEISPWYSVNFSGDLETPEWTFTIEQLMRW; the protein is encoded by the coding sequence ATGGCAATCGTTCGCTTTTGTAGTATCTTATTTGTTTGTCTGCTTTTAGATGCATGCAATTCATCCAATGCTGTTGAGCGAAATCATTTAGTAGTAGAAGCTGTTTTACCGGATGAAGATTTTATGCCTACAACAAATACCTATTCGTGGCTGAGCAATTACGATGTTAAAAACGCATTGGTGAACAGAATTACTGTTCCGAAAGGATTTACCAGGATAGAGGTTGAGCCAAATTCGTTTGCCGACTGGTTGCGTTACCTTCCTTTAAAACCCGGAAATCCGGATGTGCATTTGTATAATGGAGAACTAAAGCGTTATCAAAGCGGACATGCAGCGGTGTTGGATATTGATGTTGGAACAACTGATTTACAGCAATGTGCAGATGCTGTCATGCGGATGCGTGCTGAATATTTGTATTCGAAAAAAGACTACTCCTCTTTGCATTTTAATTTCACAAGCGGGCATACAGTGGGATTTAAAAAATGGAGTGAAGGTTATCGAACAGTTATCAAAGGAAATTCTGTTACGTGGTCAAAAAATGCTGCTGCGAGCGATTCTTACAAAACCTTTAAGAGTTATTGTACGACCATTTTTAATTATGCAGGAACCTCTTCCTTGAGCAAAGAATTAAAAAAAGTAACAGATATTAAAACGATTCAAATCGGGGATGTCTTTATTTTAGGTGGTTTCCCTGGGCATGCTGTATTGGTTGTGGATGTTTGTGAAAACAAAAGTACCGGAGAGAAATTGTTTTTGATTCAACAAAGTTACATGCCTGCACAAGAAATTCATGTGCTCAAAAATTTAAATAATTCCGAGATCAGTCCATGGTACAGCGTAAATTTTTCAGGTGATTTGGAAACACCTGAATGGACGTTTACCATAGAACAGCTGATGCGTTGGTAG
- a CDS encoding sterol desaturase family protein, whose product MEFYKSTEAAIISLCFLFLVFLPMEKVFPAKLKQKIIRPSWLLDLCYFFGQYLLWGTLVLWAMNYFRFWLDDIIPTTFRSNVSNQPWWLQAIEVVLLSDFLIYWGHRLQHKVDFLWRFHKVHHSAEHLDWLAAHREHPLDTIYTVGLINLPAFLLGFPLETIAGLIAFRGIWAIYIHSNVRLPIGKLRILIGAPELHHWHHDLERDRGNYANISPIMDVLFGTYVCPNHEPEQFGIKEAFPKHYVGQMLHPMLPKVISHKLYRRKSEESNK is encoded by the coding sequence ATGGAATTTTATAAATCAACGGAAGCTGCCATCATCAGTTTATGCTTTTTATTTTTGGTGTTTTTACCAATGGAAAAAGTATTTCCAGCTAAGTTGAAACAAAAAATAATTCGCCCATCTTGGCTATTAGACCTCTGCTATTTTTTCGGACAATACTTACTTTGGGGAACATTGGTATTATGGGCCATGAATTATTTCCGTTTCTGGCTGGATGATATTATTCCAACAACTTTTCGATCAAACGTATCCAATCAACCTTGGTGGCTGCAAGCAATCGAAGTGGTATTGCTGAGTGATTTTTTAATTTATTGGGGACATCGTCTTCAGCATAAAGTAGATTTTTTATGGCGGTTTCATAAAGTTCATCATTCGGCCGAACACTTGGATTGGTTGGCAGCACACCGAGAACATCCGCTCGATACCATTTACACCGTTGGATTAATTAATCTTCCGGCATTTCTTTTGGGATTTCCTTTGGAAACAATTGCTGGATTGATCGCTTTCAGAGGAATTTGGGCCATCTACATTCATTCGAATGTTCGATTGCCAATTGGTAAACTTCGAATCTTAATTGGCGCCCCAGAATTGCATCATTGGCACCATGATTTAGAAAGAGACAGAGGAAATTACGCGAACATCTCTCCCATTATGGATGTTCTTTTCGGTACCTATGTTTGTCCGAATCATGAACCAGAACAATTTGGGATTAAAGAAGCATTTCCAAAACATTATGTCGGGCAAATGCTACATCCAATGCTGCCAAAGGTGATCTCTCATAAATTATATAGAAGGAAATCGGAGGAGTCAAATAAGTGA